In a genomic window of Flammeovirga agarivorans:
- a CDS encoding energy transducer TonB gives MKFTYIYLLLLLPILSFAQHTPEEISKEYVAYAYDLLEKEDYDHALIKTDEIISLLPRSTAELQYIRALAHHHLDLDIEAQKEVEDMYNYPMTDELKMHADELSLLLKHEIVKEANTEKDTSGKIYKMAEVGASYPGGMGEFYNWFHGALHSHGVDREGHGRVYVQFVVNIYGNLDDVKIIKGVSEDVDQQVLKILGDCPKWMVAVQNGKPVEQKIVLPLNLEEHPY, from the coding sequence ATGAAATTTACTTACATCTATTTACTCCTCTTATTACCAATACTTTCTTTTGCTCAACATACCCCGGAAGAAATCTCAAAGGAGTATGTGGCCTATGCTTACGATTTACTAGAAAAAGAAGATTATGATCATGCATTAATTAAAACCGATGAAATCATCTCTTTATTACCAAGAAGTACTGCTGAATTGCAATACATTAGAGCGCTTGCTCACCATCATTTGGATTTAGATATCGAAGCTCAAAAAGAAGTGGAAGATATGTACAACTATCCTATGACAGATGAACTCAAAATGCATGCAGATGAATTATCGCTTCTTCTAAAACATGAAATTGTAAAAGAAGCGAATACTGAAAAAGATACTTCAGGAAAAATCTACAAAATGGCTGAAGTAGGAGCGAGTTACCCTGGGGGAATGGGGGAGTTCTATAATTGGTTTCATGGAGCACTACATAGTCATGGAGTAGATAGAGAAGGACATGGTAGAGTATATGTACAATTTGTTGTGAATATTTATGGCAATTTGGATGATGTAAAAATCATAAAAGGTGTAAGTGAAGACGTTGATCAACAAGTCTTGAAAATATTAGGGGATTGCCCGAAATGGATGGTAGCTGTACAAAATGGAAAACCAGTAGAACAAAAAATTGTATTGCCATTAAATTTAGAAGAGCACCCTTACTAG
- a CDS encoding BamA/TamA family outer membrane protein → MKAITLSLLLIFSCTVFGQKAESDSTKKEKNLQLLGIPNLANNKVFGWGGGANIGAFYKLNKNDTISPPSMTFMQAMYFQNSTWWLALLQENYFSQDRFRSRLLFFTTEVNFQFFTDNILPNIPSTIVPYQNTVSSVQASFSTKVFKNAFLGPIYTYGINNLSFDNDTLNEILELANIGEFVTSGIGLTFDYDSRDNIFSTTKGFYANVYSLSYFNGIGSDATFTGLYGEFSYFHSFRDNMILASKANIATLFGDVPFSEENVMGFGGTRFQDLRGYNKGEYRGEQLYIAQTELRWRFYKNWGANFYYGMGTVFSEGNDIPFLPAGGVGIRYRASKQYNINIGVDAAWGKNDNGFYFLIGEAF, encoded by the coding sequence ATGAAAGCCATTACCCTCTCTCTTCTTTTAATTTTCTCCTGCACAGTATTTGGGCAAAAAGCCGAAAGCGATTCTACCAAAAAAGAAAAAAACCTACAATTACTAGGTATACCTAACCTTGCGAATAATAAAGTCTTTGGTTGGGGTGGCGGTGCAAATATTGGGGCGTTTTATAAGTTAAATAAAAACGACACCATTTCACCTCCTTCCATGACCTTTATGCAAGCCATGTATTTTCAAAACTCGACATGGTGGTTGGCATTATTACAAGAAAATTACTTTTCTCAAGATAGATTCAGAAGTCGATTATTATTCTTTACTACAGAAGTAAATTTCCAGTTTTTTACAGATAATATTCTACCAAATATTCCCTCTACTATAGTTCCTTACCAAAATACTGTTTCTTCTGTTCAGGCTAGTTTTTCAACAAAAGTTTTCAAAAATGCATTTCTCGGACCTATTTACACTTATGGTATAAATAATTTATCATTCGATAACGATACATTAAACGAAATCCTTGAACTTGCTAATATTGGAGAGTTTGTAACCTCAGGGATTGGCCTTACTTTCGATTATGACTCTAGAGATAATATTTTCTCTACTACAAAGGGTTTTTATGCCAATGTATACTCTTTATCCTATTTTAATGGAATAGGCTCTGACGCTACTTTTACTGGGTTATATGGAGAATTCTCATATTTCCATTCATTCAGGGATAATATGATTTTAGCCTCTAAAGCAAATATTGCTACTCTATTTGGTGATGTACCCTTTTCAGAAGAAAATGTTATGGGTTTTGGTGGTACTCGTTTCCAAGATTTAAGAGGCTACAATAAAGGAGAATATCGTGGAGAACAATTGTATATAGCTCAAACAGAACTAAGATGGAGGTTTTATAAAAATTGGGGAGCCAACTTCTATTATGGCATGGGAACCGTATTTTCAGAGGGTAATGATATTCCATTTCTACCAGCCGGAGGTGTAGGCATTAGATATAGAGCTTCCAAACAATACAATATCAATATTGGTGTAGACGCAGCATGGGGTAAAAATGACAATGGATTTTACTTTTTAATTGGTGAAGCCTTCTAG
- a CDS encoding DNA-3-methyladenine glycosylase I, with translation MSDDKIRCSWCLISELDTEYHDTEWGVPEYDDQKLFEMLCLEGMQAGLSWSTVLKKRERYREVFDKFDASKIKDYDSSKVEELLQDKGIIRNKLKVNAIITNAKAYLIVQKEFGSFSKYIWNFVDHKIIQNEVTSRDEVLSTSPISDTMSKDLKKRGFKFVGSTICYAFMQAAGLVNDHTTDCFRHQELL, from the coding sequence ATGAGTGATGATAAAATAAGATGTTCATGGTGTTTAATAAGTGAACTTGACACAGAATACCATGACACGGAATGGGGAGTTCCAGAATATGATGATCAGAAGCTTTTCGAAATGCTTTGCTTAGAAGGAATGCAAGCAGGTTTAAGTTGGAGTACAGTCTTGAAAAAAAGAGAAAGGTACAGAGAAGTTTTTGATAAGTTTGATGCTTCTAAAATCAAAGATTATGATTCTAGTAAGGTAGAAGAACTTCTACAAGACAAAGGTATTATCCGAAATAAACTAAAAGTAAATGCTATCATTACAAATGCAAAAGCTTATTTGATAGTCCAAAAGGAATTTGGATCTTTTAGCAAATACATTTGGAACTTTGTTGATCATAAAATTATTCAAAACGAAGTCACTTCTAGAGATGAAGTCCTTTCTACTTCACCTATTAGTGATACAATGAGTAAAGATCTAAAAAAACGAGGATTCAAGTTTGTCGGCAGTACCATATGCTACGCTTTTATGCAAGCTGCGGGATTAGTTAATGATCACACTACAGATTGTTTTAGACACCAAGAACTATTGTAA
- the rny gene encoding ribonuclease Y, which yields MDTTIIIALTAVGCLGAGIGIGRFLLEKVLKGLETEAKDKAQNIVQDAKKEAESIKRTKLIESKEKFLKMKQDFDSETAKRRNQLNVNENKLKQFENRLKQQEAKQKQKEAVIAKQVESFKKKDKEMEERFEELALQKELTFRAKEEAEQLRLKQVEQLEKVANLKAEEAREQLVEALKDEARTKASMHIKNIMEEAKMTATKEARKTVITTIQRTAAEQAIENCVSVFNLESDELKGKIIGREGRNIRALEASTGVEIIVDDTPEAIIISGFDPVRREIARVSLHRLVADGRIHPARIEEVVAKTRKNIEDEIIEIGERTVIDLGIHGLHPELIKLVGRMRFRSSYGQNLLQHSREVANLASTLASELGLNAKVAKRAGLLHDIGKVWPEEPEVPHAILGMNLAKKYGESADVCNAVGAHHDEIEMTTLISPIVQACDAISGSRPGARREMMESYIQRLKELEGLAMGFKGVHKCYAIQAGRELRVMVDAEKVPDAEAGQLSFDIANKIETEMQYPGQIKVTVIRETRSVHFAK from the coding sequence ATGGATACAACCATAATTATAGCTTTAACAGCCGTTGGCTGTTTGGGCGCAGGTATTGGCATCGGAAGATTTTTGCTAGAAAAAGTGCTGAAGGGACTGGAAACAGAAGCAAAGGATAAAGCACAAAACATTGTTCAAGATGCAAAGAAGGAAGCTGAAAGCATCAAAAGAACAAAGCTGATCGAATCAAAAGAGAAGTTCTTAAAAATGAAACAAGACTTTGATTCTGAAACAGCAAAAAGAAGAAATCAGCTTAACGTAAACGAGAACAAATTAAAACAATTTGAAAATCGTTTAAAACAACAAGAAGCAAAACAAAAACAAAAAGAAGCAGTTATTGCTAAGCAAGTTGAATCTTTCAAAAAGAAAGATAAAGAAATGGAAGAGCGTTTCGAAGAACTTGCCTTGCAAAAAGAACTTACTTTTAGAGCTAAGGAAGAAGCAGAGCAACTACGCTTAAAACAAGTAGAACAACTTGAAAAAGTAGCTAACTTAAAAGCGGAAGAAGCTCGTGAACAACTTGTCGAAGCCTTAAAAGACGAAGCAAGAACAAAAGCCTCTATGCATATTAAAAATATCATGGAAGAGGCTAAAATGACTGCAACTAAAGAAGCTCGTAAAACAGTAATTACTACTATTCAGAGAACAGCTGCTGAACAAGCCATCGAAAACTGTGTATCAGTATTTAACCTTGAATCAGATGAATTGAAAGGTAAAATTATTGGTAGAGAAGGTAGAAACATTAGAGCTTTAGAAGCAAGTACTGGTGTTGAAATTATTGTTGATGATACTCCTGAAGCAATCATCATCTCAGGATTTGATCCTGTAAGAAGAGAAATCGCAAGAGTTTCATTACACAGGTTAGTAGCTGACGGTCGTATTCACCCTGCTCGTATCGAGGAAGTGGTGGCGAAGACAAGAAAGAACATCGAAGACGAAATTATCGAAATCGGTGAAAGAACAGTGATCGACTTAGGTATTCATGGTCTACACCCTGAATTAATTAAGTTGGTAGGTAGAATGAGATTCCGTTCTTCTTACGGACAGAACTTATTACAACACTCTAGAGAAGTTGCAAACTTAGCGAGTACTTTAGCATCTGAATTAGGCCTTAATGCTAAAGTAGCCAAAAGAGCTGGTTTACTTCACGATATTGGTAAAGTTTGGCCAGAAGAGCCTGAGGTTCCTCACGCTATTCTAGGTATGAACTTAGCGAAGAAATATGGTGAATCTGCCGATGTTTGTAATGCTGTTGGTGCTCACCACGATGAGATTGAAATGACAACACTTATCTCTCCTATCGTTCAAGCATGTGATGCTATCTCTGGTTCTAGACCAGGTGCTCGTAGAGAGATGATGGAATCATACATCCAACGTCTAAAAGAACTGGAAGGATTAGCAATGGGCTTCAAGGGAGTTCATAAGTGTTATGCAATTCAAGCTGGTAGAGAATTGAGAGTGATGGTTGATGCTGAAAAAGTACCAGATGCTGAAGCAGGACAATTATCATTTGATATTGCCAACAAAATCGAAACAGAAATGCAATATCCTGGACAAATTAAAGTAACAGTTATTCGCGAAACGCGCTCTGTTCACTTTGCCAAGTAG
- a CDS encoding cell division protein ZapA, whose product MGLRSPKESIQLKLCGKVYNVKATKTEEHLLLKAADLLNHLLEEKKAILPNAEIKDLLTITAFDLIVKSMTERDELQNTNDRLKALNKQLDDILQ is encoded by the coding sequence ATGGGATTAAGGTCTCCTAAAGAAAGTATACAATTAAAACTTTGTGGTAAAGTATACAACGTAAAAGCCACCAAAACTGAAGAACACCTGCTGCTTAAAGCTGCAGATCTGTTGAATCACCTTCTTGAGGAAAAAAAGGCCATTTTACCAAACGCAGAAATTAAGGATCTTCTAACTATCACCGCTTTCGACTTGATTGTAAAATCAATGACAGAAAGAGACGAGTTACAAAATACAAATGATCGTTTGAAAGCATTAAACAAACAACTTGACGACATCTTACAGTAG
- the pheT gene encoding phenylalanine--tRNA ligase subunit beta: protein MKISLNWLGSLVDIEDKTPQEIDELLTMSGLEVEGLEEVEEVKGGLKGLVVGEVLECEQHSNADKLKVTKVDLGTEEPVQIVCGAPNVAAGQKVIVATVGAELFPSPTESFKIKKGKIRGEVSMGMICAEDEIGLGTSHDGIMVLDTDLPNGTPAAKYFNLENDHVLEIGLTPNRVDGSSHYGAARDLKVLLDRPIKSVSQEEIFNKFAVDNNNAPVKVNVQDTDACPRYSGITISGITVKESPKWLKQRLSSIGLAPINNVVDITNFVLHELGQPLHAFDLAKVGNEINVKFATEGEEFITLDEEKRKLKGNDLMIANASENMCIAGVFGGIESGVNDATTSVFLESAYFHPDVIRKTSQQHSIKTDASFRFERGCDPNMTITALKYAAALIKELAGGEISSEIVDVYPKAIENFVIDVKFKNVDRLIGQAIPQERVISILEGLDISILERTEETIKVSVPPYRVDVQREADIIEEILRIYGFNSVELSESLSADFLASFPKKDKQILQRKVTEMLAGSGCHEIMTNSLTTSKYSTELGDLDADKDVKILNILSADLDVMRQSMMFSGLEVINHNIRRQQKNVRVFEFGKTYHKEESGYEEREHLSIFVSGTSTDESWIRKATASDFHTVSSLVEKIFDRLNIQGVSVEYINNDTVAYGLQYIARKQVIATVGLVNPKAAKLAGVKQEVFYADIDWSALVKMYSADYKFKEIPKFPEVRRDLSLVLDKKATFASIKEIAQKTERKLLKNINVFDVYEGKHLSAGLKSYSVSFILQDENKTLNDKAIDKAMNGLIKAFETQLNAVIRK from the coding sequence ATGAAAATCTCCTTAAATTGGCTAGGTAGCCTTGTGGATATAGAGGATAAAACTCCTCAAGAAATTGATGAACTATTAACAATGTCCGGCCTTGAAGTAGAAGGTCTTGAAGAAGTAGAAGAAGTAAAAGGCGGACTAAAGGGATTGGTTGTTGGTGAAGTATTAGAATGTGAGCAACATTCAAACGCTGATAAATTAAAGGTAACAAAAGTTGATCTAGGTACTGAAGAGCCTGTACAAATTGTATGTGGTGCTCCTAATGTAGCTGCTGGTCAAAAAGTAATTGTTGCCACTGTAGGTGCTGAATTATTCCCATCACCAACAGAAAGCTTCAAAATTAAAAAAGGTAAGATCAGAGGTGAAGTATCTATGGGTATGATCTGTGCTGAAGACGAAATTGGTCTTGGTACATCTCATGATGGTATCATGGTATTAGATACAGATCTTCCAAATGGTACTCCCGCTGCAAAGTATTTCAACCTAGAAAACGATCACGTTTTAGAGATCGGACTTACTCCTAACCGTGTAGATGGATCATCTCACTATGGTGCAGCTCGTGATTTGAAAGTATTGTTAGATCGTCCAATTAAAAGCGTTTCTCAAGAAGAAATTTTCAACAAGTTTGCAGTAGATAACAACAATGCACCTGTAAAGGTGAATGTTCAAGATACTGACGCTTGTCCAAGATATTCAGGTATTACTATTTCTGGTATTACTGTAAAAGAATCTCCAAAGTGGTTGAAGCAACGATTATCTTCAATTGGTTTAGCTCCAATTAATAATGTTGTGGATATTACCAACTTCGTTTTACATGAATTAGGTCAGCCTTTACATGCTTTCGATTTAGCTAAAGTAGGTAACGAGATCAATGTGAAATTTGCTACTGAAGGTGAAGAATTTATCACTTTAGATGAGGAGAAAAGAAAATTAAAAGGAAATGACTTGATGATTGCTAATGCATCAGAAAACATGTGTATTGCTGGTGTATTCGGCGGTATCGAATCTGGTGTAAATGATGCTACTACAAGTGTATTCTTAGAATCAGCTTACTTCCACCCAGATGTAATTAGAAAAACATCACAGCAACATTCAATCAAAACTGATGCTTCATTCCGTTTTGAAAGAGGTTGCGACCCTAACATGACAATCACTGCATTAAAATATGCTGCAGCATTGATCAAGGAGTTAGCAGGTGGTGAAATTTCATCTGAGATTGTAGATGTTTATCCTAAAGCTATTGAGAACTTCGTTATTGATGTCAAATTCAAAAACGTTGATCGTCTTATTGGACAAGCAATTCCACAAGAAAGAGTAATTTCAATCCTTGAAGGTTTAGATATTTCTATTTTAGAAAGAACAGAAGAAACTATTAAAGTTTCAGTTCCTCCATATAGAGTAGACGTACAAAGAGAAGCAGATATTATTGAAGAAATCTTAAGAATTTATGGTTTCAACAGTGTTGAACTAAGTGAATCACTTTCTGCTGATTTCCTAGCTTCATTCCCTAAGAAAGATAAGCAAATTCTTCAGAGAAAAGTGACTGAAATGCTTGCCGGTTCAGGTTGCCATGAAATCATGACCAACTCTTTAACAACAAGCAAGTACTCTACTGAACTTGGTGATTTAGACGCTGATAAAGATGTGAAAATCTTAAACATCTTAAGTGCAGACTTAGATGTGATGCGTCAATCGATGATGTTCAGTGGTCTAGAAGTAATTAATCATAACATCAGACGTCAACAAAAGAATGTACGTGTTTTTGAATTCGGTAAAACATACCACAAAGAAGAAAGTGGTTACGAAGAGAGAGAACATTTATCAATTTTTGTTTCTGGTACTTCTACAGATGAATCTTGGATCAGAAAAGCTACAGCATCTGATTTCCATACAGTTTCATCTTTGGTGGAGAAGATTTTTGACCGTTTAAACATCCAAGGTGTTTCTGTTGAATACATCAACAATGACACTGTGGCATACGGCTTGCAATATATAGCCCGTAAACAAGTAATCGCTACAGTTGGTTTGGTTAATCCAAAAGCTGCAAAACTTGCTGGAGTAAAACAAGAAGTTTTCTATGCTGATATCGATTGGTCTGCATTAGTGAAAATGTATAGTGCTGACTACAAATTCAAGGAAATTCCAAAATTCCCTGAAGTACGTAGAGACCTTTCTTTAGTATTAGACAAGAAAGCGACTTTTGCTTCAATTAAAGAAATTGCACAAAAAACTGAGCGTAAATTACTGAAAAACATCAACGTATTTGATGTGTATGAAGGTAAGCACTTATCGGCAGGTTTGAAATCGTACTCTGTAAGTTTCATCTTACAAGACGAGAATAAGACGTTAAATGATAAGGCTATTGATAAAGCAATGAACGGCTTAATCAAAGCTTTCGAAACACAATTAAATGCGGTAATTCGTAAGTAA
- a CDS encoding GAF domain-containing protein, which produces MNKQIGIKILWLDQYAKLKEENKQLNNQLNEALNYTNALLNEEDLSSLEKLENSPLLEAIEKVKVQRERLKVIEKEREWVSNGLTTFVDILRTSQSNLEELCDKIINSLVRYLKVTQGGLFVINENIEERKELQLISAYAYERKKYINKTVKPREGLVGQVFIEKKPMYLKEIPEQYINITSGLGKARPTNLFIAPMMMNEEVYGIIELASLNEMPDYQREFVIKLGETIASSIAATRNSDRMKSLLEDSQIQAEQMRAQEEEMRQNVEELQATQEEMHRKQKELEATNVKMQHNEAVLKKAFDKMRTSESTYKEQIKELKENSDQKAQRIEELEREIELKNEEIKKLGGQL; this is translated from the coding sequence ATGAATAAACAGATAGGCATTAAAATATTATGGCTTGATCAATACGCAAAATTGAAAGAAGAGAACAAGCAACTCAATAATCAATTGAATGAAGCATTAAATTATACAAATGCTTTACTCAATGAAGAAGATCTTTCTTCTTTAGAAAAGCTTGAAAACTCTCCTCTCCTAGAAGCTATTGAAAAGGTTAAGGTTCAAAGAGAAAGACTTAAAGTCATAGAAAAAGAAAGAGAATGGGTTTCAAATGGATTAACCACTTTCGTTGATATTTTAAGAACATCACAGAGTAATTTAGAAGAACTTTGTGATAAGATTATCAACAGTTTGGTCCGCTATTTAAAGGTAACCCAAGGAGGTTTATTTGTGATCAATGAAAACATTGAGGAAAGAAAAGAACTTCAGTTAATCTCTGCCTATGCTTATGAACGAAAGAAATACATTAACAAGACAGTTAAACCTCGAGAAGGGTTAGTAGGTCAGGTTTTTATTGAAAAAAAACCAATGTATTTGAAAGAAATTCCTGAGCAATACATCAATATCACAAGTGGATTAGGTAAGGCCAGACCAACCAATTTATTTATCGCTCCTATGATGATGAATGAAGAAGTTTATGGCATTATCGAATTGGCTTCTCTAAACGAAATGCCAGACTATCAGAGAGAGTTTGTTATTAAACTTGGGGAAACAATTGCTTCTTCAATTGCAGCTACAAGGAACTCAGACCGAATGAAGTCCTTATTAGAAGATTCTCAAATTCAAGCAGAGCAAATGAGAGCTCAGGAAGAAGAGATGAGGCAAAATGTTGAAGAGCTACAAGCAACTCAAGAGGAGATGCACAGAAAGCAAAAAGAATTAGAAGCTACCAACGTAAAGATGCAACATAACGAAGCAGTCTTAAAGAAAGCTTTTGATAAAATGAGGACCTCTGAATCGACTTATAAAGAGCAAATCAAAGAGCTCAAAGAAAATTCAGATCAAAAAGCTCAAAGAATCGAAGAATTAGAACGTGAAATTGAGTTAAAAAACGAAGAAATTAAAAAATTAGGAGGTCAACTCTAA
- a CDS encoding methyltransferase domain-containing protein, protein MELNKNYWKKHYKDNDTGWDIGYPSTPIKEYIDQLTDKSINILIPGVGNGYELEYLWNQGFKNVYAIDITEEPIKSFLDRVPDFPKEHLFCENFFDASISTKFDLIIEQTFFCALNPNLRVQYVEEMHRFLNSQGKLAGLLFKFPLTQDGPPFGGSIEEYQPLFSKYFSIEQMEDCYNSIPPRQGNELFFILRKK, encoded by the coding sequence ATGGAACTGAATAAGAATTATTGGAAAAAGCATTACAAGGACAATGATACAGGTTGGGATATTGGTTACCCTAGTACACCCATCAAAGAATATATAGATCAACTGACAGACAAATCTATCAACATTTTAATACCAGGTGTTGGAAATGGATATGAATTAGAATATCTATGGAATCAAGGTTTCAAGAATGTCTATGCCATTGATATTACTGAAGAACCTATTAAAAGCTTTTTAGATAGAGTCCCTGATTTCCCTAAAGAACATTTGTTCTGTGAAAACTTCTTTGACGCTTCTATTAGCACAAAATTTGATCTAATCATTGAACAAACTTTTTTCTGTGCTCTAAATCCTAATTTAAGAGTACAATATGTTGAAGAAATGCATCGTTTCTTAAATAGCCAAGGAAAACTTGCTGGGTTGTTATTCAAATTTCCTTTAACTCAGGATGGCCCTCCTTTTGGAGGTTCTATAGAAGAATACCAACCATTATTCAGTAAATATTTTAGCATTGAGCAAATGGAAGATTGCTATAATAGTATACCACCTAGGCAAGGAAATGAGTTATTTTTTATTCTTAGGAAGAAATAA
- a CDS encoding glutathione peroxidase: MKKFITIFSIISSIALLACTKVHKTSPETTYDDEFRKRESAFYSFKMKTLSGEVLDFQTLKGKKILIVNTASKCGYTPQYEALQELHEKYKDDLVVLGFPCNQFGGQEPGGNKEIAEFCKLNYGVTFTMMEKVNVKKGDDQSPLYRWLSDPSENGWNDEAPSWNFCKYYINDKGELKDFFNSNIKPLDDEVIKAIAK; encoded by the coding sequence ATGAAAAAATTTATTACCATATTCTCTATAATAAGCTCAATTGCATTACTTGCTTGTACCAAAGTTCACAAAACAAGTCCTGAAACGACTTATGATGATGAATTCAGAAAGCGCGAATCTGCTTTTTATTCTTTCAAGATGAAAACATTAAGTGGAGAAGTACTAGATTTTCAAACACTAAAAGGAAAAAAAATATTGATTGTAAACACAGCATCTAAATGTGGTTACACTCCTCAATACGAAGCACTACAAGAATTACATGAAAAATATAAAGACGATTTAGTTGTCTTAGGTTTTCCATGTAACCAATTTGGTGGCCAAGAGCCAGGTGGTAACAAAGAAATCGCTGAATTCTGTAAATTAAACTACGGGGTAACTTTCACAATGATGGAAAAAGTGAATGTCAAAAAAGGCGACGACCAATCTCCATTGTACAGATGGTTATCTGATCCGAGTGAAAATGGATGGAATGATGAAGCTCCAAGCTGGAATTTCTGTAAATATTACATCAATGACAAAGGTGAGTTGAAAGATTTCTTCAACAGCAACATTAAACCTTTAGATGATGAAGTAATCAAAGCTATCGCAAAATAA